Proteins co-encoded in one Strix uralensis isolate ZFMK-TIS-50842 chromosome 2, bStrUra1, whole genome shotgun sequence genomic window:
- the GNB3 gene encoding guanine nucleotide-binding protein G(I)/G(S)/G(T) subunit beta-3, producing MGEMEQMKQEAEQLKKQIADARKACADTTLAQIVTGVEVVGRIQMRTRRTLRGHLAKIYAMHWSTDSKLLVSASQDGKLIVWDTYTTNKVHAIPLRSSWVMTCAYAPSGNFVACGGLDNMCSIYSLKTREGNVKVSRELSAHTGYLSCCRFLDDNNIVTSSGDTTCALWDIETGQQKTVFLGHTGDCMSLAVSPDFKLFISGACDATAKLWDVREGTCRQTFSGHESDINAICFFPSSEAICTGSDDATCRLFDLRADQELVVYSHESIICGITSVAFSRSGRLLLAGYDDFNCNIWDSLKAERVGILSGHDNRVSCLGVTADGMAVATGSWDSFLKIWN from the exons ATGGGGGAAATGGAACAGATGAAGCAGGAGGCTGAGCAGCTGAAGAAGCAGATTGCG gatgcCCGGAAAGCGTGTGCAGACACAACGCTTGCTCAG ATTGTGACTGGAGTGGAGGTTGTTGGCCGCATCCAGATGCGGACCCGAAGGACCCTGCGTGGGCACCTGGCCAAGATCTACGCCATGCACTGGTCCACGGACTCCAA ACTTCTGGTCAGTGCCTCACAAGATGGGAAACTGATTGTGTGGGACACATACACAACCAACAAG GTTCATGCCATCCCTTTGCGTTCTTCCTGGGTCATGACCTGTGCCTATGCCCCCTCAGGCAATTTTGTGGCCTGTGGGGGCCTTGACAACATGTGCTCCATCTACAGCCTCAAGACTCGGGAAGGCAATGTCAAAGTCAGCAGGGAGCTCTCAGCCCAtacag GTTACCTCTCCTGCTGCCGGTTCCTTGATGATAACAATATTGTGACTAGCTCTGGAGATACCACATG cgcTCTCTGGGACATTGAGACAGGGCAGCAGAAGACTGTGTTCCTGGGTCACACCGGAGACTGTATGAGCTTGGCTGTCTCCCCAGACTTCAAACTCTTCATCTCTGGGGCTTGTGACGCTACTGCCAAACTGTGGGATGTGCGGGAAGGCACCTGCCGTCAGACCTTCTCAGGGCACGAGTCCGATATCAATGCCATCTGT TTCTTCCCTAGCAGTGAAGCCATCTGCACCGGCTCAGACGATGCCACTTGTCGCCTCTTTGACCTCCGGGCAGACCAGGAGCTTGTAGTGTACTCTCATGAGAGCATCATCTGTGGAATCACATCAGTCGCCTTCTCCCGCAGCGGGCGCCTCTTGCTTGCTGGATATGATGACTTCAACTGCAACATCTGGGACTCCCTGAAAGCAGAGCGTGTGG GAATCCTTTCTGGCCATGACAACAGAGTGAGCTGCCTGGGGGTGACAGCAGACGGCATGGCCGTTGCCACCGGCTCCTGGGACAGCTTCCTCAAGATTTGGAACTGA
- the CDCA3 gene encoding cell division cycle-associated protein 3 isoform X1, whose amino-acid sequence MGVSGSAPATPAAPCNRHLAHVSDPRSPSAGILRTPIEVLSSPAGSPQPGPAEPAAGACQDRDPRSPTPGISRTPMRAESSDSVDRLVKQLSEAFGAEAAPQQPSPPGAACPAGEPAAEEPAWRSSPGPEAAAASREEAERPLSPGAAPARPAHLAGPSFSSGSKPVRRKTNNKIMATSGGTGRSPLSILQDDNSPSASAPRQGKRHVLGENLGEKKEVTVDLSRNLKSGNCAWSDLNKENQQCPFVEN is encoded by the exons ATGGGGGTCTCCGGCAGCGCCCCGGCCACCCCCGCCGCTCCCTGCAACAGGCACCTGGCGCACGTCAGCGACCCCCGCTCCCCCAGCGCCGGTATCCTGCGCACCCCTATCGAG GTGCTGAGCTCCCCGGCGGGTAGCcctcagcccggccccgccgagccggcGGCGGGCGCCTGCCAGGACCGAGATCCGCGCTCGCCCACGCCCGGTATCTCCCGCACGCCCATGAGAGCCGAGTCGAGCG ACAGCGTGGACCGCCTGGTCAAGCAGCTCAGCGAGGCCTTCGGGGCTGAGGCCGCGCCGCAGCAGCCGTCGCCGCCGGGAGCGGCCTGTCCCGCCGGGGAGCCGGCAGCGGAGGAGCCGGCCTGGCGGAGCTCCCCGGGCCCGGAGGCGGCCGCCGCCTCGCGGGAAGAGGCGGAGAGGCCGCTGTctcccggcgcggccccggctcGGCCAGCGCACCTTGCCGGGCCTAGCTTCTCCTCGG GGAGCAAGCCTGTAAGGCGCAAGACCAACAACAAAATCATGGCAACATCTGGTGGAACTGGCCGCTCTCCCCTCAGCATCCTACAAGATGATAATTCCCCCAGTGCTTCTGCCCCTCGCCAG GGTAAAAGACATGTTTTGGGAGAGAACCTTGGGGAGAAGAAGGAAGTGACAGTGGATCTGAGCAGGAACCTCAAATCTGGGAACTGCGCTTGGAGTGACTTGAACAAAGAGAACCAACAGTGTCCTTTTGTGGAAAACTAG
- the CDCA3 gene encoding cell division cycle-associated protein 3 isoform X3, producing MGVSGSAPATPAAPCNRHLAHVSDPRSPSAGILRTPIEVLSSPAGSPQPGPAEPAAGACQDRDPRSPTPGISRTPMRAESSGSKPVRRKTNNKIMATSGGTGRSPLSILQDDNSPSASAPRQGKRHVLGENLGEKKEVTVDLSRNLKSGNCAWSDLNKENQQCPFVEN from the exons ATGGGGGTCTCCGGCAGCGCCCCGGCCACCCCCGCCGCTCCCTGCAACAGGCACCTGGCGCACGTCAGCGACCCCCGCTCCCCCAGCGCCGGTATCCTGCGCACCCCTATCGAG GTGCTGAGCTCCCCGGCGGGTAGCcctcagcccggccccgccgagccggcGGCGGGCGCCTGCCAGGACCGAGATCCGCGCTCGCCCACGCCCGGTATCTCCCGCACGCCCATGAGAGCCGAGTCGAGCG GGAGCAAGCCTGTAAGGCGCAAGACCAACAACAAAATCATGGCAACATCTGGTGGAACTGGCCGCTCTCCCCTCAGCATCCTACAAGATGATAATTCCCCCAGTGCTTCTGCCCCTCGCCAG GGTAAAAGACATGTTTTGGGAGAGAACCTTGGGGAGAAGAAGGAAGTGACAGTGGATCTGAGCAGGAACCTCAAATCTGGGAACTGCGCTTGGAGTGACTTGAACAAAGAGAACCAACAGTGTCCTTTTGTGGAAAACTAG
- the CDCA3 gene encoding cell division cycle-associated protein 3 isoform X2, with the protein MGVSGSAPATPAAPCNRHLAHVSDPRSPSAGILRTPIEVLSSPAGSPQPGPAEPAAGACQDRDPRSPTPGISRTPMRAESSDSVDRLVKQLSEAFGAEAAPQQPSPPGAACPAGEPAAEEPAWRSSPGPEAAAASREEAERPLSPGAAPARPAHLAGPSFSSGSKPVRRKTNNKIMATSGGTGRSPLSILQDDNSPSASAPRQVVEISPSLLELLTRELELKSLKMG; encoded by the exons ATGGGGGTCTCCGGCAGCGCCCCGGCCACCCCCGCCGCTCCCTGCAACAGGCACCTGGCGCACGTCAGCGACCCCCGCTCCCCCAGCGCCGGTATCCTGCGCACCCCTATCGAG GTGCTGAGCTCCCCGGCGGGTAGCcctcagcccggccccgccgagccggcGGCGGGCGCCTGCCAGGACCGAGATCCGCGCTCGCCCACGCCCGGTATCTCCCGCACGCCCATGAGAGCCGAGTCGAGCG ACAGCGTGGACCGCCTGGTCAAGCAGCTCAGCGAGGCCTTCGGGGCTGAGGCCGCGCCGCAGCAGCCGTCGCCGCCGGGAGCGGCCTGTCCCGCCGGGGAGCCGGCAGCGGAGGAGCCGGCCTGGCGGAGCTCCCCGGGCCCGGAGGCGGCCGCCGCCTCGCGGGAAGAGGCGGAGAGGCCGCTGTctcccggcgcggccccggctcGGCCAGCGCACCTTGCCGGGCCTAGCTTCTCCTCGG GGAGCAAGCCTGTAAGGCGCAAGACCAACAACAAAATCATGGCAACATCTGGTGGAACTGGCCGCTCTCCCCTCAGCATCCTACAAGATGATAATTCCCCCAGTGCTTCTGCCCCTCGCCAG GTTGTAGAAATAAGTCCATCACTCTTAGAACTTCTCACAAGAGAGCTGGAGCTGAAAAGCCTGAAAATGGGCTAA
- the USP5 gene encoding ubiquitin carboxyl-terminal hydrolase 5 isoform X1, with translation MAELSEALLSVLPSIRVPKAGDRVHKDECAFSFDTPESDGGLYICMNTFLGFGKQYVEKHYQKTGQRVYLHLKRTRKPKEEDTNSSAGDPPRKKPTRLAIGVEGGFDITEEKFEYDEDVKIVIFPEHLDIPRDGLEGLPDMVRDRIASAVEAILTADSASRKQEVQAWDGEVRRVSKHAFSLHQLQNDVRIPPCGWKCSKCDMRENLWLNMTDGAILCGRRYFDGSGGNNHAVEHYRETGYPLAVKLGTITPDGADVYSYDEDDMVLDPNLAEHLAHFGIDMLKMQKTDKTMTELEIDMNQRIGEWELIQESGVQLKPLYGPGYTGIRNLGNSCYLNSVMQVLFSIPDFQRKYVDKLEKIFQSAPSDPTQDFSTQVAKLGHGLLSGEYSKPASAEGEQPPDQKGMQNGIAPRMFKSLIGKGHPEFSTNRQQDAQEFFLHFINMVERNCRSSENPNEVFRFLVEEKLKCLATEKVKYTQRVDYIMQLPVPMDAALNKDELLEYEEKKRQAEEEKQPLPELVRAKVPFSSCLEAYGAPEQVDDFWSTALQAKSVALKTTRFASFPDYLVIQIKKFTFGLDWVPKKLDVSIEMPEELDISALQGTGLQDGEEEMPDIAPPLVTPDEPKGSLGFYGNEDDDSFCSPHFSSPTSPMLDESVIIQLVEMGFPMDACRKAVYYTGNSGVEAAMNWVMSHMDDPDFANPLVLPGSSGPGSTIACPDPPSEDSVATIVSMGFSRDQAMKALRATNNSLERAVDWIFSHIDDLDAEAAMDISEGRSAAESISESVPVGPKVRDGPGKYQLFAFISHMGTSTMCGHYVCHIKKDGRWVIYNDQKVCASEKPPKDLGYIYFYQRIPS, from the exons ATGGCGGAGCTGAGCGAGGCGCTGCTCTCGGTGTTGCCGTCCATCCGGGTGCCCAAGGCCGGCGACCGGGTCCACAAGGATGAGTGCGCCTTTTCCTTTGACACGCCG gAGTCAGATGGCGGCTTGTATATCTGCATGAACACGTTCCTGGGCTTTGGGAAGCAATATGTGGAAAAGCACTATCAGAAAACAGGCCAGCGGGTCTACCTGCACCTCAAAAGAACACGTAAACcg AAGGAAGAAGACACCAACTCTagtgctggggaccccccaagGAAGAAACCAACTCGCTTGGCTATTG gtGTAGAAGGTGGATTTGACATCACAGAGGAAAAGTTTGAATATGACGAAGATGTAAAAATAGTCATTTTCCCAGAGCATTTGGATATTCCTCGTGATGGGCTGGAGGGGCTACCAGACATGGTCAGAGACAGG ATTGCCAGTGCAGTCGAGGCCATCCTGACAGCAGATTCAGCCTCACGGAAGCAGGAGGTGCAGGCTTGGGACGGGGAGGTTCGGCGTGTATCCAAACACGCTTTTTCCCTGCACCAACTTCAGAACGATGTCCGCATCCCACCATG TGGCTGGAAGTGCAGCAAATGTGACATGAGGGAGAACCTGTGGCTGAACATGACCGATGGAGCCATCCTCTGTGGTCGGCGCTATTTTGATGGCAGCGGTGGCAACAATCATGCGGTCGAGCATTACCGGGAAACTGGCTATCCACTGGCTGTGAAACTGGGAACAATTACTCCTGATGGAGCTG ACGTCTACTCCTATGATGAGGATGATATGGTGTTGGATCCCAACCTGGCAGAACACCTTGCTCACTTTGGGATTGACATGCTCAAGATGCAGAAG ACAGACAAGACAATGACAGAACTGGAAATAGATATGAACCAGCGCATTGGGGAGTGGGAGCTCATTCAGGAGTCTGGCGTGCAGCTCAAGCCCCTCTATGGGCCTGGGTACACTGGTATCCGTAACCTGGGCAACAGTTGCTACCTCAATTCAGTGATGCAGGTGCTGTTCAGTATCCCAGACTTCCAGAGAAA GTATGTGGACAAGCTGGAGAAGATATTCCAAAGTGCACCTTCGGACCCTACACAGGACTTCAGCACACAAGT AGCCAAACTGGGCCATGGACTGCTTTCTGGGGAGTATTCAAAGCCAGCTTCTGCAGAGGGGGAACAGCCGCCTGATCAGAAG GGTATGCAAAATGGCATTGCTCCACGCATGTTTAAGTCCCTCATTGGAAAGGGGCACCCAGAATTTTCCACGAACCGACAGCAGGATGCCCAGGAATTCTTTCTGCACTTCATCAATATGGTGGAG AGGAACTGCCGCAGCTCGGAGAACCCTAACGAGGTCTTCCGTTTTCTGGTGGAGGAGAAGCTGAAGTGCCTGGCCACAGAAAAGGTGAAATATACCCAGCGTGTGGACTATATTATGCAGCTGCCTGTGCCCATGGATGCTGCACTCAACAAAG ATGAACTACTGGAATATGAGGAGAAGAAGcggcaggcagaggaggagaagcagccaCTGCCTGAGCTGGTGCGAGCCAAGGTGCCTTTCAGCTCCTGCCTAGAGGCCTATGGAGCTCCAGAGCAGGTGGATGATTTCTGGAGCACAGCCTTGCAGGCCAAGTCTGTGGCTCTCAA AACAACACGGTTCGCCTCTTTCCCTGATTATCTGGTGATCCAGATCAAGAAATTCACTTTCGGTCTGGACTGGGTGCCCAAAAAGCTTG ATGTCTCCATTGAAATGCCAGAGGAGCTGGATATCTCTGCACTGCAGGGAACAGGGCTGCAGGATGGAGAAGAAGAAATGCCAGACATCGCACCCCCACTGGTGACACCAGACGAGCCCAAAGGTAGCCTGGGGTTCTATGGCAACGAGGACGACGACTCCTTCTGCTCCCCTCACTTCTCCTCTCCGACAT CGCCCATGTTGGATGAGTCAGTGATTATCCAGCTAGTGGAGATGGGCTTTCCCATGGACGCCTGCCGCAAAGCCGTGTATTACACAGGGAACAGCGGGGTTGAGGCTGCCATGAACTGGGTCATGTCACACATGGATGATCCAG ACTTTGCTAACCCGTTAGTTCTCCCTGGATCCAGTGGACCAGGGTCAACTATTGCCTGCCCAGACCCTCCTTCAGAAGACAGCGTGGCCACCATTGTCTCCATGGGCTTTTCCCGGGACCAGGCTATGAAAGCACTTAGAGCCACG aACAACAGTCTGGAGCGTGCTGTGGATTGGATCTTTAGTCACATTGATGACCTTGATGCAGAAGCTGCTATGGATATCTCAGAGGGGCGCTCGGCAGCTGAGTCCATCTCTGAATCTGTCCCTGTGGGTCCTAAAGTGCGCGATGGGCCTGGAA AATATCAGCTGTTTGCCTTCATCAGCCACATGGGCACTTCGACTATGTGCGGACATTACGTTTGTCACATCAAGAAAGATGGCAG GTGGGTGATCTACAACGACCAGAAAGTCTGTGCTTCTGAGAAGCCCCCCAAGGACCTGGGCTACATCTACTTCTATCAGCGGATTCCCAGCTAG
- the USP5 gene encoding ubiquitin carboxyl-terminal hydrolase 5 isoform X2, translated as MAELSEALLSVLPSIRVPKAGDRVHKDECAFSFDTPESDGGLYICMNTFLGFGKQYVEKHYQKTGQRVYLHLKRTRKPKEEDTNSSAGDPPRKKPTRLAIGVEGGFDITEEKFEYDEDVKIVIFPEHLDIPRDGLEGLPDMVRDRIASAVEAILTADSASRKQEVQAWDGEVRRVSKHAFSLHQLQNDVRIPPCGWKCSKCDMRENLWLNMTDGAILCGRRYFDGSGGNNHAVEHYRETGYPLAVKLGTITPDGADVYSYDEDDMVLDPNLAEHLAHFGIDMLKMQKTDKTMTELEIDMNQRIGEWELIQESGVQLKPLYGPGYTGIRNLGNSCYLNSVMQVLFSIPDFQRKYVDKLEKIFQSAPSDPTQDFSTQVAKLGHGLLSGEYSKPASAEGEQPPDQKGMQNGIAPRMFKSLIGKGHPEFSTNRQQDAQEFFLHFINMVERNCRSSENPNEVFRFLVEEKLKCLATEKVKYTQRVDYIMQLPVPMDAALNKDELLEYEEKKRQAEEEKQPLPELVRAKVPFSSCLEAYGAPEQVDDFWSTALQAKSVALKTTRFASFPDYLVIQIKKFTFGLDWVPKKLDVSIEMPEELDISALQGTGLQDGEEEMPDIAPPLVTPDEPKAPMLDESVIIQLVEMGFPMDACRKAVYYTGNSGVEAAMNWVMSHMDDPDFANPLVLPGSSGPGSTIACPDPPSEDSVATIVSMGFSRDQAMKALRATNNSLERAVDWIFSHIDDLDAEAAMDISEGRSAAESISESVPVGPKVRDGPGKYQLFAFISHMGTSTMCGHYVCHIKKDGRWVIYNDQKVCASEKPPKDLGYIYFYQRIPS; from the exons ATGGCGGAGCTGAGCGAGGCGCTGCTCTCGGTGTTGCCGTCCATCCGGGTGCCCAAGGCCGGCGACCGGGTCCACAAGGATGAGTGCGCCTTTTCCTTTGACACGCCG gAGTCAGATGGCGGCTTGTATATCTGCATGAACACGTTCCTGGGCTTTGGGAAGCAATATGTGGAAAAGCACTATCAGAAAACAGGCCAGCGGGTCTACCTGCACCTCAAAAGAACACGTAAACcg AAGGAAGAAGACACCAACTCTagtgctggggaccccccaagGAAGAAACCAACTCGCTTGGCTATTG gtGTAGAAGGTGGATTTGACATCACAGAGGAAAAGTTTGAATATGACGAAGATGTAAAAATAGTCATTTTCCCAGAGCATTTGGATATTCCTCGTGATGGGCTGGAGGGGCTACCAGACATGGTCAGAGACAGG ATTGCCAGTGCAGTCGAGGCCATCCTGACAGCAGATTCAGCCTCACGGAAGCAGGAGGTGCAGGCTTGGGACGGGGAGGTTCGGCGTGTATCCAAACACGCTTTTTCCCTGCACCAACTTCAGAACGATGTCCGCATCCCACCATG TGGCTGGAAGTGCAGCAAATGTGACATGAGGGAGAACCTGTGGCTGAACATGACCGATGGAGCCATCCTCTGTGGTCGGCGCTATTTTGATGGCAGCGGTGGCAACAATCATGCGGTCGAGCATTACCGGGAAACTGGCTATCCACTGGCTGTGAAACTGGGAACAATTACTCCTGATGGAGCTG ACGTCTACTCCTATGATGAGGATGATATGGTGTTGGATCCCAACCTGGCAGAACACCTTGCTCACTTTGGGATTGACATGCTCAAGATGCAGAAG ACAGACAAGACAATGACAGAACTGGAAATAGATATGAACCAGCGCATTGGGGAGTGGGAGCTCATTCAGGAGTCTGGCGTGCAGCTCAAGCCCCTCTATGGGCCTGGGTACACTGGTATCCGTAACCTGGGCAACAGTTGCTACCTCAATTCAGTGATGCAGGTGCTGTTCAGTATCCCAGACTTCCAGAGAAA GTATGTGGACAAGCTGGAGAAGATATTCCAAAGTGCACCTTCGGACCCTACACAGGACTTCAGCACACAAGT AGCCAAACTGGGCCATGGACTGCTTTCTGGGGAGTATTCAAAGCCAGCTTCTGCAGAGGGGGAACAGCCGCCTGATCAGAAG GGTATGCAAAATGGCATTGCTCCACGCATGTTTAAGTCCCTCATTGGAAAGGGGCACCCAGAATTTTCCACGAACCGACAGCAGGATGCCCAGGAATTCTTTCTGCACTTCATCAATATGGTGGAG AGGAACTGCCGCAGCTCGGAGAACCCTAACGAGGTCTTCCGTTTTCTGGTGGAGGAGAAGCTGAAGTGCCTGGCCACAGAAAAGGTGAAATATACCCAGCGTGTGGACTATATTATGCAGCTGCCTGTGCCCATGGATGCTGCACTCAACAAAG ATGAACTACTGGAATATGAGGAGAAGAAGcggcaggcagaggaggagaagcagccaCTGCCTGAGCTGGTGCGAGCCAAGGTGCCTTTCAGCTCCTGCCTAGAGGCCTATGGAGCTCCAGAGCAGGTGGATGATTTCTGGAGCACAGCCTTGCAGGCCAAGTCTGTGGCTCTCAA AACAACACGGTTCGCCTCTTTCCCTGATTATCTGGTGATCCAGATCAAGAAATTCACTTTCGGTCTGGACTGGGTGCCCAAAAAGCTTG ATGTCTCCATTGAAATGCCAGAGGAGCTGGATATCTCTGCACTGCAGGGAACAGGGCTGCAGGATGGAGAAGAAGAAATGCCAGACATCGCACCCCCACTGGTGACACCAGACGAGCCCAAAG CGCCCATGTTGGATGAGTCAGTGATTATCCAGCTAGTGGAGATGGGCTTTCCCATGGACGCCTGCCGCAAAGCCGTGTATTACACAGGGAACAGCGGGGTTGAGGCTGCCATGAACTGGGTCATGTCACACATGGATGATCCAG ACTTTGCTAACCCGTTAGTTCTCCCTGGATCCAGTGGACCAGGGTCAACTATTGCCTGCCCAGACCCTCCTTCAGAAGACAGCGTGGCCACCATTGTCTCCATGGGCTTTTCCCGGGACCAGGCTATGAAAGCACTTAGAGCCACG aACAACAGTCTGGAGCGTGCTGTGGATTGGATCTTTAGTCACATTGATGACCTTGATGCAGAAGCTGCTATGGATATCTCAGAGGGGCGCTCGGCAGCTGAGTCCATCTCTGAATCTGTCCCTGTGGGTCCTAAAGTGCGCGATGGGCCTGGAA AATATCAGCTGTTTGCCTTCATCAGCCACATGGGCACTTCGACTATGTGCGGACATTACGTTTGTCACATCAAGAAAGATGGCAG GTGGGTGATCTACAACGACCAGAAAGTCTGTGCTTCTGAGAAGCCCCCCAAGGACCTGGGCTACATCTACTTCTATCAGCGGATTCCCAGCTAG